The Gossypium arboreum isolate Shixiya-1 chromosome 2, ASM2569848v2, whole genome shotgun sequence region CTATAGTGTAAATTtacaaaggattaaattaaaaaaaattaaactttggGGGGGGGTCATGGCCCCCCTGGGCCTCAACGTGGCTCCGCCACTGGTCACACCCCCCATTTTTGTTTTATTGTAGAAAGGGTGTTCAGCTCACTGCTAAGGTTCAAGTCCTAGCTTGCGCACTTGATGGGAAAGGGATCAAACTGTGTATCCAACTTGCCTTGAGAGGATGCCCATGGAACTCATCTTTACTACTGTTAGTTAGCTACAGGTATAGTCCAGTTTTCCATGCCATTTTTTCTTGTTATTCTTTATCTTCTTTATTACCTAAGAGGAAACTGATTCCACTTTGATGGCTCATGATGAAATCCAAATCAGTAATAATGATTTATTGTAGAATGCTGAATTCTAAGTTCTACTGCCAAGGTACAACCCTAAGTCCTAACTacctaaaatacaaaaaaaaaaaaagagggaaaaaAACACGAATAATTACAAATTTTGAAGGAACATAAAATTTGTCGTGTAACATTCAGAACAGAAGTGCAGGGTAGCCAACTAACCTGTATAGAGGCATTTAGGGGCAAATCCATTTTATTAAGAAAGTCATGGCCAATAGATTCCCAGTGATGATGGCTGTTCCCGTGTGTGTCATCACAGCTTAAAAATTGGCTCTGCCCTTTTTCACACACGTCACGCCCTAGCCAGATATATAAAACAGTAGAATGATCACTTGCACCCAAACTTCTTTCCGAAGCCAACAACATATATACTGCTGCAGGCTCGAAGATGTCAGATCCATGCATCTCCACTTTATTGAGTGTAGGCCACTGATACAGAGCCGGGGTGGTTACCCTGGTAGGTGTCTTAAAGATACCACTAGATTGAGCTTGACATTCTCCATATTCCCTTTTATCTTCACTCCTATGTGACTCAATGCTAGGAACAGCTTCAACGTCTAACATTAACTCTTCTCCACCGTCTTCAGGTTCATAGCGATTACAATCAATGACATTCATTACATCATCCTCCAAGTTAGGCAGAGAAAAGGACCTAGACCTTACAAGATTACTAGGGACTTGTGCATCCGCTGATGGTAACCACATGCGTGGTGGAGGATGACTCCCCCTGCGCTCTGCAAGTGAGGGGGGAGTACCTTTACAAGGCATGCAAGGATTTTCCACTCTCAAAATACGATCAGAAGAAAATGACTTTGTTGATAATGGGAAACTTTCTTTATATGGTAAACAAGAATTCTCCATCGAGGAAACATTCTTTTTGATTGCAGACAGATCGGTGGCTTCCAGGCCAGAGGGTGAAGGCTGCTGAGAAGACAAATATGACAAGTCAGACCAATTAGAGGATGAGGGTGAAAAGGTAAAAGAACTGGCATAGTCAGATGCTGAAGGTGAAAGCGAGGGAGACTTGGAACTGAGTTTTGGGCTGATAGCTGCAAAACAAGAAAAAGAGTTTGATGAACCGCAAGGAGAGCTTGGTAATAATGGAGAACCAAAAGGTGTGACTAACTTTTCTACTTCTTCACAAGGATCTTTACTTTGAATCGGGCTACAATCTGGGAAACAATCAAAGGATTCTGGTTTACCACATGGAAAGATTGATGAAGATGATGGTGACAAGATCAAAATGGTATCTTTTGTATCTTTATGAATTTCCATAACCATATCTGATCTATCATTGACTGGAGACAGGTTACAACAACCCAGTTTGGATGAATTTAGAAACTCTTTCATGATTCCATTAGCAAACTTCTGTCTTAGCCTACCCCATCCATTTTCTCTGGCAGGAAGGCAAGTTTCTGATTCAGTGTTTGACACTGAAAAAGGTGGAACAACTCCACCAGCAAGTGCTTTATGGAAAAGTTGAAAATCCAAATCATAATCATCTACCTTCCTTTCACCTACAAAAATTTTGCTTACTGCAGCTATGTTATCATTCTCAGAAGCCAACTTAACTACCTTCCTGACCTCAGCTCTGTCACATCCATCTGCTGAGATCTGTCCACTAGCAAGGGCATCCCAGAATTCCAAGGGCTCATCACCTTCTCTCACAGTTAAAATAGGACCCTTTGCCTGTTCATACCGAATAACCTGATTGGCAGCTGATCCAGCACTATTTGACATTGCACAGTTGCATTTCTTTCCAACCCAAACATATATGGCAGAAGGAACATGCACAATAAAGGCCCCACGAGAGTCAAGTGCGAGTTTACCTGGATAATTTACCATTTTTGGCACAAGATGAAGAGCATCGTATGAGGAAtgtggagccatcctatacatcCTAAGCACAGAATTGGG contains the following coding sequences:
- the LOC108453183 gene encoding protein-tyrosine-phosphatase MKP1-like, with translation MLGEDEKDRHARAGVAARKPYLRSVSWTDRSPIKPHPRPPQNTKGRSCLPPLSITRRPVEEWPKAGSDDLGVWPNPQTPRGSVKPLESPGSNREFQLRRDKLAFFDKECSRIAEHIYLGSDAVAKNRELLRKNGITHVLNCVGFVCPEYFKHDLVYKTLWLQDSPSEDITSVLYDVFDYFEDVQEQGGKVLVHCCQGVSRSSSLVIAYLMWREGHSFEDAFQYVKAARGVTNPNTGFAFQLLQCQKRVHAVPASPNSVLRMYRMAPHSSYDALHLVPKMVNYPGKLALDSRGAFIVHVPSAIYVWVGKKCNCAMSNSAGSAANQVIRYEQAKGPILTVREGDEPLEFWDALASGQISADGCDRAEVRKVVKLASENDNIAAVSKIFVGERKVDDYDLDFQLFHKALAGGVVPPFSVSNTESETCLPARENGWGRLRQKFANGIMKEFLNSSKLGCCNLSPVNDRSDMVMEIHKDTKDTILILSPSSSSIFPCGKPESFDCFPDCSPIQSKDPCEEVEKLVTPFGSPLLPSSPCGSSNSFSCFAAISPKLSSKSPSLSPSASDYASSFTFSPSSSNWSDLSYLSSQQPSPSGLEATDLSAIKKNVSSMENSCLPYKESFPLSTKSFSSDRILRVENPCMPCKGTPPSLAERRGSHPPPRMWLPSADAQVPSNLVRSRSFSLPNLEDDVMNVIDCNRYEPEDGGEELMLDVEAVPSIESHRSEDKREYGECQAQSSGIFKTPTRVTTPALYQWPTLNKVEMHGSDIFEPAAVYMLLASERSLGASDHSTVLYIWLGRDVCEKGQSQFLSCDDTHGNSHHHWESIGHDFLNKMDLPLNASIQIVREGEEPEQFLNLFNCYMVLED